ATGCAAtcaaacagaaagaaaaagtcGTGAAACTTTACACCCGAGATCCATGCTTGGGTGATGACGAGAACGGCATGGGTTCGAGCATTTGGGGTTCTGTAAATCTGGAGCACCCAGCTACATTTGAAACGATGGCCATGGAGCCGGAGCTTAAGAGAGCCATTGTAGAGGACATGGACAGGTTTGTGAAGAGGAGGGAGTTTTATAAGAAAGTGGGCAAGGCTTGGAAAAGAGGCTACTTGTTGTATGGCCCTCCTGGCACTGGAAAATCGAGCTTGATTGCGGCCATGGCTAATTATCTCAAGTTTGATGTGTATGATTTGGAGCTCACCAGTATTCACAGCAACTATGATCTGAGGAGGATATTGCTGTCCACTACCAACCGTTCGATTTTGGTGATTGAGGACATTGATTGCAGTCTGGAAATGCACGACCGGCAGTTCAATGAGCAGCAGCATTTTGTGCATCAACAACAATCTAACAACAGGGTCAGTGCTCAGTGctctatttattttatattttacgtTTTGTGCATAATATAATGAGTTTCTAAAGCGGATCTATTCAATTGCAGTTGACTCTCTCAGGCCTACTGAATTTTATAGATGGTTTGTGGTCAAGCTGTGGTGATGAGAGAATCGTTGTGTTCACCACAAACCACAAGGATAGACTTGACCCAGCTTTGCTGCGTCCTGGTCGAATGGACATCCACATTCACATGTCCTATTGCACCACAAGTGGGCTCAGGATCTTGGCCTCTAACTACCTTGGCTTCCATGGCGACAACCACCATCATCGGCTTTGGGGAGAGATTGAAGGGTTGATAGAGAGCGCAAAGGTCACCCCAGCAGAGGTTGCCGAGGAGCTCATGAAGAgtgatgatgttgatgttgCTCTTGACAGACTTGCTAATTTCCTCAAACATAATAAGGTCGAGAACGATGAAACAGAGGAAGAGGCTGATAAGATTGAAAATCAAGAAGCAAAGAGGCAAAAAATGGACGACCACAATGTAAACAAAATTGGTGGGGGTGGATTTggaagaggaaaaggaagaccGATGCAACAATGAGTTGttaaaaatgtaaaatgaaaaacataaataatacATATGCCCCAACGGCAAAAGTCTCGTAAGTTTTTCATTGATGTTGCAATAACATGGAAgtaccaaaagaaaaggacttTATACCTATACATACGATCTGTGTACATACTTCGATTATCCTTGCTagattaataattaaacatcTGTTGAGAAGGTAGAGGTGAGATATAAGATTAGTTATACAAACACATCGCACATCACGTAAAGTATATTACATGTAGCTCCTACCAGATTCGTGGCATTCAGACAGCCACAAGTCAATGTGTTCTACAAGTTGCTGCCTTACTTTGTTGACTGCATCAGGGTTGCTGCAGTTCTGGGAACTGCCTGAAACGGAGAAGTCATGGATTCTAATAAATACAACATCAGAATGGGAAAATTATCAACAAGAACATCCATCCGTGAAAATCATGTTCGGACCCAAAGTATCCAACGTTGAGGCGCATTTAACGCCCTTTATAAACATGGGAAACTTCCAATGGCtgctaaaattaaaaagtgcATGTTCATAACAAAACCCAGCTACTccacaattttcttcttcaaccaGGGATAAACTTCAAATTGAGAAATTTCTTAACTTGGCAAAAATATTCGGCTACTAGGTAGTTTTTCCATTTCCGTATTTTTgtgcatttttttctttcatcctTGTTCTTTTCCTTGCAAATATACAGAGAAAGGTGGTTGGGGAGGAGGGGCAACACACAACAAACACAAGGGAATTGACATCCCATACCACGTCTGCACCCAGAACCACAAAACTAAATGTCGCAATCTGGTATGCATGCTTTATATTAGtaaaaaaatggaagaaattTAACCAAAGGACATATAATCCCAAACTGGCTCCAATAGCAATCTGGAAAACTTAATATGATCCCAAACTGGCTCCACAAAGGGGAATTTCAAACCTTCATCTTAATAATAAGTAAACCTTGTGCTAGCATTTTCATAACTAATTGTAttctaaataaaaacaaacataaagaCAGACAAATAATACATACCTTCAAGAGTTAATGGAAACTGAGGACATCCTCTCAAATCAGTTCCATGACCACAATTATGGCAATTGATGATGTAGGAAGGCACTGAAAGTTTATTTTACAAACAATGAGTTCAGGAAACGAGAGTACAGAAAGATCCAAGAGTATGTAAAATAAGTGAAAGGCACAGTAAACGTGCAATATCCTTAGACTACAAGTTTAAAACTGCTGCAGATGAAACTATCCAAACAAAATTTGGTGGTCCAAAGATTAGATCTGTAACGTATTAAGAGTAAACTCATTAGGTGAAAATTCCTTCTTGGTACAAAAGACAGGGTACAATTTAGTCTAGAATATCAAGCATGATACAAAGCAAcattgttcaaaaaaattcaaatcagaGCATAGGATAACAATAATGAGACTTCTCGTCAAAGCAATAGGATACTCACTATCTGGAGATGAAGTCTGTTTGGATGCATGACGCCAGGGATCCTGTGAGCCATTTGTAAAAACTATTTTTGAACCTGCAGATTCATTTTTCATAAGATCATGTGAACCAATGATAAATACCCAGACGTGtctttatttagaaaaataaggaaaatgaataaattgTGATAAAGGTTAAGAGCTAAAATGAAAGAGTAGATAGAAATGATGCTACTAAATAGTAATATATAATTACTGGGAAAAGTTTGACCTGCAATTTTTTTGCCTCCATAGTATATATTTGTTGCAACAACATCAGGATAGACACCCTCTCCAAAAACATTCTTACAAAGGTCTAAATGGTATCTGCAACAATGAAAAACTATCAACCAGAGATGCCTAGACGCGCTACAAAgtagaaataataaaaatgtaaTACTTCGATCAAAGCATTTTCAGAAACATACCTTGTGTCGACTTTTGAAGACCGGATGCTATCATTTGCAGGTGCCACCTGAAAATATGCAACTTCAGTACAAACTTGGAACCACCACAACCGATCAGAACTGCCCCCACTAACAGAAGTGTTCTTCAAGTGTTTCTGATTATATGTTTCAACGTCAGCGCCAAAACTTCCAAGGTAGTACTCTTTAACGTATTTGGCATACGCATCCTACAAGGAGATTACTTTTTTTCATTAGAAATATTAGACATTTAGAGAAAAATGATACATGCATCTTCGTTCTTCATGAAGCATAAGGTCAAGAACCAGATGATTAGCACCGCTTACAACTTACCAAGTTAAaacaatcttcttcttcttttttttcttttactctcATTGGGAAGttagaattttttataaaaaaaatacagcaTAAACAATGAATTCATATTAAAAACTAAACAGAGGAAATGTGCTATAGAAATTTCATGCTACCACAAGAGTTGAAATTAGAAATATTGCATAAAGAGGTAATTCATTTGGACACTGCAAGATAGAACACAATGGACCATGATTGCTTCAATTAAAGAACCAAACGGAATGGAAAGAAGAGGAACATACCACTAAATCCTCTCCATTGTTCTTTGCTTGAACAAGAGGGGAGCATAACTTATCTGGATTTCCATATTGAAACTGTAAATGttcaaacaaataataatcaCTAATTTGAGAAACTGAAAACTGATTGATAAAACTAAGAAAGAAGTAATATTTACCGCTACAACAGCAGCATCCgccagaaaataaaagaaatcacCTTCAATATCAAGCTGCAAACAGAGTTAAGGTCAAGATGCGAGGTGgatagtattaaaaaaaatcctaccGGTGTGAAACTAGAGTCATGCTTTGAAAGTATATCATGATTTACAAATGATGAATGGAAGGGATGAAAAATCCAACCTGGGTTGCACCAAACAACGCCTTTACTGCTTTCCCGTTGGTTGCAAGCCTTCCTTCAACAAGACGAGTAGTTTCTTGTAGTGCAGCTTTACATTCCGGACCGGCAGACTCACCAATCTGCATTTGGATAGGATTGAAGTTAAGAGCAACCGGGTTGAGGCAGAGACCACAGAAATACAATCTCATTCTCATGTTAAAGGGGAAAGAAACCTATTAACATTGTAGTCACCTGCTGGTCAAATTCAGGGAAGTTATAAACAGCTTGAACAACTGCAGAACTTGCAAGACTTCCACATGTTAAATGAGGAAACTTGAGTCGAAACCATGCACTCATAGCTCCGGAGTACGAGACACCAAATATGAACCACGGATTTTCCTTGGTTTTATTCAGCTTCACATTTAACGATtcctaaaaataattaaacgaAAAAAACCAGTAAACTACATGCTCAATTGGGTCATTTTCTAACTGAAGacaatcaaattcaacaaattGAAAGATGGGCTTGCCTGATAAAACTGACGGAAAACAGCCAAATCGAAAAGCGCCTGCTTTGATGATAAATACTTCAAGTTCTCTGTTGTATGTGATTTGAAAGGAGAACTGTTTCCATAGTATCGATGCTCAGGCGAAACCAAAGCTGCCCCAAACTTCTTCGCCAAAACCTGCACAACGAGATTTCACTTCAACATTTTTACAAGAAGTTACgatttttttccaatttataacctttttgaagaaatcaaaaatcaaaacttacACTTAGGTAATCATTAGCTATACCGGGGCATGCGGATTCTCCgcaaattttgagaaaaattggaCCGTCCGATGGTCTGAAGTAGTCAAGAAACTCATAGTAGCGCAGGGGGAATCTGCGGTGGTCGTAAGGAGAGAAGTGGTCTAGGGTTTGATCGAACCAGAGCTCCTCCTTCGTCAAGTAATTGCCGCTTCCGGACAAGCTCTGAAGCTGAAGCAGAGTTGGCCTCACAAAGCCATATGAGAGCGTCCAAAACATCGTCGTTAACAAGAGCGTCCAAAACGTTGTCGTTAACAAGAGCGTGAACGAGAACGACGTCGTCATCGGAAGTCGCCTCATCGTCGTCCCGATTGATTCACGGTGGTTCCTCAGTCAAAGTCTCATCTCCACAGAAAACACGCCTTTCCTGTGGGTTTTATTTGGGTAGGGGCCGGTTTTTACAGTTTATTATGGAGAACCGATGGACCGGCCCAAAATTTGGTAGTCTTTTGTGGGCCGTTGACTCTGATTCAGTTGTCTCGTGTGGAAATGAAGAACGAGATGATCACCAGCATCACaaaaatttcattgaaaatCCAAATGCTTCTCCCATTTAAAAACACTTTCATTTAGTTTGATATTCGAACTTTGAACCTCTTCCGGAGGAGAAGTACCAATTTTCAGTATTGAAAACATCATGGATTTAGATGAGACTACACCTTCACCTAGCTCGAAGCAAATGAATTATTACGTTACGTTAAATTAGAACACTCTCAAtcatttttaagttttgattAAGTGCAAAGCTAAACCTGAGTATTTTCAGGGGAGATGTCAAAtatcaaacatcaaatttaaatttgatggctgaTGTGAATTTGACATTTTACACTCCAcccgatatgtcaaattaaattattattttattacattttagtgttgatttatttttaattaaaaagaaaagaaaagaaaaataataaaatattcatttgacatcttacttttgggatgtcaaaaataacatctcaacctCCAGCTTTCATTCCACATCAACTTTGACGCATCGGTTAGAGTGATGTAAGATGTTATTTCTAGCTATTAAATGTTTATGTGGCACTTTTGACACCTCGGTTGGAGATACTCTTAGATTCCTCCATAAACCCATTATTCCTTTGTTCAGATTGTTGTATGCTCTAGTCTCATATTCCTCTGCTTGCAGTTTTAAGCAAACCGTTTTCGAGTTCCTAAGAATTCAGCATGTactttatgaaaaaaataaaattctcaaattttttagtGCCATTACAAGagagttttcatttttgtacgAGTACTTgcaaaaattccaaaacaaacaaaacaaaataatgatattttgcttttgaagCAAGTTATGGATGCTTTCCAACTATATATCCTGCACAACTAAACTACATAATGGGGAACACTCTTCAAACCTTAATGATCATATGCCTACTTAAAAGCTCCACTTGAAGCAGCAGATAACCGAAGCATATGATGAAACACCCTTCAGGCAACTGGTGAAGTAATCTGCAGGAGCCGATGCTTCCGGATATGTTGCATTAGTCCTGTTTAAGAACAAGAGATGCTTGTTGCTTAAATGTACTGGTACGCATCACAATTAATCAATACATGgtttgaaaatatgaaaagcCAACAAGTTATGCATTGATTGAATATCCTAGAGAGAGAATGGTTCTGTTTAAGTTATGCCCAAGGTTGTAGAATTGCAATCTTTCAGTTCAGCTTCAAAGCAAAAAGAAGATAATACAATGAGAACTTGAAGTGCTCATTTATATACTTATGAAATGCAAGAAGGGAATAGATATATAGGGAATGGgaactcttttcttcttatacTGAAAAAAGATAATTCTCAACTTATGAATTAAGCAggcttcaatttcttcttacaTCAAGTTGGAGTTCCTATTTCAGCTGCCTTCCCAGCTTCAATTTCTTAGCTTATGAATTAAACTAGCTTGTTTTTTAAGTTCACTTGCACGTAAATGATaaacttttcaatttattaACGACTCTTTTcatgcccatacaagcacctATGATCTAGTTCTTGCAATTTATTAACCAGTGAACACTGAAAACACTCTAACCTCTTTATTTGAAGCTTGTTCATGCATCCGATGAGGCTTCATGTTCAAATCAATCAATTTAGTATCCATCTTTACATGCCCATCAGCATTGGCATCTGATATACGAATAGGAGACGCTCTGTGTTTTTGCTGGTTCTCTCCTATTGTCATTCTAGGTGGCTGATGTTGTACTCTTCTGGTCTCACCCGGATCAATGGGTTGGGAAGCCGGGTCATCAACATTACCAGGTTTATCTCCTGGAAACTACAGAACAACCAAATCATGTAGAACACTAAGTCAAATGCAGCAgctggaagaagaagaaaaaaccagTTCTTGGTAAGAAGGATTAACAAACCTCAACTCTCTGCCTAAGTACAAGATATCTTCCATGTGTTCTTTTGCCTCCAACATGAACAACCATATCACATTGCAAACAAAGGGAACTTCCATCTATCTCGCAATAAAAGAAAGCTACATGCAGTTTCCAAGAAGATAGAGTAAGTGTGaattcgttttcttttcttattttccatTAACATAAAGACATATCAACAGGAAAATATACAAGCcaaaaaacgaaaacaaaaaaaggtcaGCATACCAGGTGCATTTTCACAGATATCACACCGGGGAACTTCACTGGGAGTTGCAAGACCAACCCGTACATGTCGGCTAGCAAGCTTATTGCACATGTGGACCTGCCAACCCATCAACAGTTTAAAGCATTGCTAAAAGATGTAAACCAGAGAATGCagaagaatgaaaacaaactAAATTCCAAAACTTTTGACCAGTTATGAAAAGCTCTTTCAGAAAAAACCTGTTATGTAATGCGAGCATTAACCATAAGCTATTTCCACTGAATATggacaaacaaacaaaactttCTCTTCCAGGAAATTATGTAACCATTCTCAGTCACTAAGCTATTTCCAAAAgtaatttttaattgaaaaggATATATGCAATGTGGGAAAGACAAAAGGAAAGTAAACAACAGAGGAAACAAGAAATTACAAGGTTCTAGCAATACAACCAACGCAAATGTTTGCTCCAAAAACTTCTTAAACTCATGTTAGTTAAGCATGGAAGCAACTAACAATTCAACCAGCAAGTAAAGGAGAGCTATAAATATAAACCCACCTGACTATACATAACAACCCAACAGCATATGGGGTTCAACTTGCACCCAGTAAATTAAACATATGAAAAACAGCCAAGGGGGTCTCAGGTTCAAACCCCATGACATCTTGGTTGTGTGTGTAAGAAAACCCCTCCCctctagtttagactatcacttgtactaaaaaaaaaacaagcagTTCCCTTTCCCCTAGAGTTTGGGCTTTAACATACGAATCTGCCAATTGGTTACTATAGAAAATTAAGAGCCAAATGGTAAAGAAGCAAACCTTCTCATCACAGGCAGGGCAAAGAGCAGCCTCGTCCGCAGCGCAAAATACAATTGCAGCTGCGCTTTCACAAGAGTCACAAAGTGTTCGCATGATTAGCCCCTTCGACTACTCTCATATTTCTACCCAACTAACACATATAAGATAGCACACATGCTAACCTCACATCTAATCAAAAAGCCATATACAACAAACTAAAGCAGCAATTCACCAAAATCTACTTGTGTTGGTGATTTGGGATTTATCAAAGAAACGCTGATATCAAACTCACACTCTGGTTGAGGCCAGTCACAAAGTCAATAATGAGGGGAAGGACTAGGAACAGGAAAAAGGATTAGAGAGAGATAAAAGTGGGTTATGTTTGGTTGGGTAGGCGTTTGTTGGGGAGATTCGAGAAGacaaagaataataatataaacaatcaaacaaacaaacaaactataTAATAGAAATTTGATATGGGAAATTTGATAAGAAACAGATATCATAAATACGTTCTTGGGGTTTGTCAACTTTGTTGGCTCCTCAAACTCAAAAggctctctctctgtctctcccAAAGCTCAAAGCTCACACCTTGGCCACAAGTTTAAAGAGGCAGAGTGGGGTTGATATTCGATGGTGGCTCTCGGGCTCTTCTCACCCACCAGATGCATATCTGACGTGGGGTCCATTTCCTTCTGGTAAATATTGTTACTTGCTTGTTTTCATGGTCTCTCTTTGCTCTCCCATTTCGTTTTACAGCTCTCAAGCTCAACCAACGCCCTGCCGTTCACAGAGCATCTTTGGGGCCCTTTACATATATATCTATCTATCCGTACCTAAAACGGTCATATATATGGAAGGATGATAATCTGAGTGGACGGGAAGACGTGACACCATGAATGCTAAGTATTCATGTCCCTTGAGGATCTGGCAACTCAAAAGGTATTTACAGCATttgggaaggaaaaaaaaaaatttacagcAGAAAATGAGTTGTATAAATATTCTACTTAATTCTACAACATATCTGTCAACGGAATCTAGCTAGTAAAAAATAATCTAACTTGTATATTAGTAGTCTCTTATCAAATCCCATGACACTTTAATAGTGTATGTGAGAAAACTACCTTGTAATTTATCACTTGTATTTTCTACAACATATCTAAATTCTCTTTAATATACTTGTGATTTTTCACCAAATAAGTTATgttaatcaaacaaaaattggTTTGGTgtgttgaattttattttactttttctctACGGTATGTTCCTGTGGTTGAGAGTTGGGTCTCCTAATTTTTGTAGAATATAATATGAGAGAAGTCTCCTTTGtacaaaccaaaaataataataataaattcgGAATTTCATATATGCAATAACCTTTTTAGAGATATTTGAGAACTTTGAAACataagaaatttaaatttaaaaaaattaaagtgaaGGGGCTCAATTCCTAGGTTCGAGCCGGCCCGTTTACGGTCCGACAGTCGTTAAAAAAGGCGGCAGTCACTGACTCCTCTCTCAAGAACTCCACAGTCGCAGAAATGGCCGTTTTCCCATACACAGAGAAACCAGTGGTCTACAAGCAAACTCGTaccctaaattaaattccaATTTTGACCTCCAATTTCAATTGTACCGCCACTGAAAATGCTGAAACTCCTCTCGTCCTCCTCCTCATGCCTCCAGGCCAGAGTCCACGTTCAGGGACATCGTCGAACCTGCATCAGACTCTGTTCCTTAATTTCCATCTCCACAATTCCAAGCTCACAGCCCTTCAGCCTTCCAATCATTTCAGAGCTCATAGCAAAGCAACATTGGTCAGAGCTGAAAACCCACCTCAAAGACTCGAACTTTATCGCGGTTCT
Above is a genomic segment from Prunus dulcis chromosome 7, ALMONDv2, whole genome shotgun sequence containing:
- the LOC117633722 gene encoding AAA-ATPase At2g18193-like, with amino-acid sequence MFSLKDAPTTASTLFSAYASFAASMMLVRSMTDQLIPRQLHSYIYSSLSYIFTPLSPHLTLIIDEHSGMTRNQVYDAAELYLRTKISPLTERLRVSKTPRKKTISISIDQGQQVNDTFDNVKLTWRYVCSSDQRSESQNHSLRRHNNNQSSEKRRCFELTFHKKHKDKVVDFYLPHVFAQANAIKQKEKVVKLYTRDPCLGDDENGMGSSIWGSVNLEHPATFETMAMEPELKRAIVEDMDRFVKRREFYKKVGKAWKRGYLLYGPPGTGKSSLIAAMANYLKFDVYDLELTSIHSNYDLRRILLSTTNRSILVIEDIDCSLEMHDRQFNEQQHFVHQQQSNNRLTLSGLLNFIDGLWSSCGDERIVVFTTNHKDRLDPALLRPGRMDIHIHMSYCTTSGLRILASNYLGFHGDNHHHRLWGEIEGLIESAKVTPAEVAEELMKSDDVDVALDRLANFLKHNKVENDETEEEADKIENQEAKRQKMDDHNVNKIGGGGFGRGKGRPMQQ
- the LOC117633723 gene encoding probable serine protease EDA2 isoform X2, which codes for MRRLPMTTSFSFTLLLTTTFWTLLLTTMFWTLSYGFVRPTLLQLQSLSGSGNYLTKEELWFDQTLDHFSPYDHRRFPLRYYEFLDYFRPSDGPIFLKICGESACPGIANDYLSVLAKKFGAALVSPEHRYYGNSSPFKSHTTENLKYLSSKQALFDLAVFRQFYQESLNVKLNKTKENPWFIFGVSYSGAMSAWFRLKFPHLTCGSLASSAVVQAVYNFPEFDQQIGESAGPECKAALQETTRLVEGRLATNGKAVKALFGATQLDIEGDFFYFLADAAVVAFQYGNPDKLCSPLVQAKNNGEDLVDAYAKYVKEYYLGSFGADVETYNQKHLKNTSVSGGSSDRLWWFQVCTEVAYFQVAPANDSIRSSKVDTRYHLDLCKNVFGEGVYPDVVATNIYYGGKKIAGSKIVFTNGSQDPWRHASKQTSSPDMPSYIINCHNCGHGTDLRGCPQFPLTLEGSSQNCSNPDAVNKVRQQLVEHIDLWLSECHESDV
- the LOC117633723 gene encoding probable serine protease EDA2 isoform X1, translating into MRRLPMTTSFSFTLLLTTTFWTLLLTTMFWTLSYGFVRPTLLQLQSLSGSGNYLTKEELWFDQTLDHFSPYDHRRFPLRYYEFLDYFRPSDGPIFLKICGESACPGIANDYLSVLAKKFGAALVSPEHRYYGNSSPFKSHTTENLKYLSSKQALFDLAVFRQFYQESLNVKLNKTKENPWFIFGVSYSGAMSAWFRLKFPHLTCGSLASSAVVQAVYNFPEFDQQIGESAGPECKAALQETTRLVEGRLATNGKAVKALFGATQLDIEGDFFYFLADAAVVAFQYGNPDKLCSPLVQAKNNGEDLVDAYAKYVKEYYLGSFGADVETYNQKHLKNTSVSGGSSDRLWWFQVCTEVAYFQVAPANDSIRSSKVDTRYHLDLCKNVFGEGVYPDVVATNIYYGGKKIAGSKIVFTNGSQDPWRHASKQTSSPDMPSYIINCHNCGHGTDLRGCPQFPLTLEGSSQNCSNPDAVNKVRQQLVEHIDLWLSECHESGRSYM
- the LOC117633729 gene encoding B-box zinc finger protein 19-like isoform X2; its protein translation is MCNKLASRHVRVGLATPSEVPRCDICENAPAFFYCEIDGSSLCLQCDMVVHVGGKRTHGRYLVLRQRVEFPGDKPGNVDDPASQPIDPGETRRVQHQPPRMTIGENQQKHRASPIRISDANADGHVKMDTKLIDLNMKPHRMHEQASNKED
- the LOC117633729 gene encoding B-box zinc finger protein 18-like isoform X1: MRTLCDSCESAAAIVFCAADEAALCPACDEKVHMCNKLASRHVRVGLATPSEVPRCDICENAPAFFYCEIDGSSLCLQCDMVVHVGGKRTHGRYLVLRQRVEFPGDKPGNVDDPASQPIDPGETRRVQHQPPRMTIGENQQKHRASPIRISDANADGHVKMDTKLIDLNMKPHRMHEQASNKED